ACTGACGCATGGGGATGAAAATATACTGCCTGAGATTTATCCTCAATTTTACGGATAAAAACCTTACTCACCGTGAAGCTTACATTTCACCTGGAATTCATTGTTTTCATGGATCAGGATTTCGTAATCTGCCATTTTAGGGCAGACAGGAAGCTTGTCCAGCACTCCAATATCTAGAAGAAGTCTGGGATTGAGGCTTGTATTATGCAGATAGGGATAACTTCTCAGATATTCAACAACAGAATCGTGGATAACTTTCCTGTTGTTCAGGCAGATGGATTCTGCCAGCTTGTTTTTCAGATGGAAATAATCCGACATGATCAGCAGGAAGGTTACTACAAGAAGTAGAAACAACATCCAGTCGAGTGGGACCATTGCTTTGCGTGTAATCCTTAAACTCATTGAACCTCTTGCAATCACGGGAGGATTTTTTTCAGTAGGGACTGCCTGTCTTTCTCAATTTTCCTGAAGAATTCGCGGATTTTTACGGTATCGTCTGTATTCCGCAACAGAGCTGCACCTGCTTTTTCCGCCAGTTCGCGGGAAGTATTGACCTGGATGATCAGGTTTTCCGATTTCAAGGTCCGGATGATGTCCTTGAAATTCTGGGTGTGCGGTCCTGTGAAGGGGATTTTACCGGCATACAGCGGCTCCAGAGGGTTATGCCCCCCGGATTTGACTAAACTGCCGCCCATAAAAACGATGCCTGGCAGCAGATAAAAATTCTGCAGTTCGCCGATTGTGTTGAGAATTGTGACTTCTGATGGGGATATCTGCAAAGTTTTCAGGGAAAACGGGAGTTTTCTGGCTTTCAGGAGCTGGGAGATTTTCTCGACCCTGGAGAGATGCCGGGGCGCAATCACCAGGCGGAGGTTTTTGACGCGGCTTTTAATCTCCATGTATGCCCTGATGATCAGTTCATCTTCACCTTCGTGAGTAGAGCCGGCCACAAAATACGGGGAATCATCCGGGAAAAAGGTTTTGTTGGGGGGGCTGCCGACTTTTACGGACCAGAATTTCAGATTAGGCATCAATTCGATATCAAGAGTGCGGCCGATCGCACGCAAACGTTCCCGATCAGTTTCACTCTGTGCGAAGACGCGCTCCAGCTGATTCAGGATCGGAGAAAGGAGCCAGCTGATTTTTTTGTATTTTGGAAGCGATCGATCGGAAATTCTGCCGTTGATCAGGCTGACCGGGATAGAACAGAGTGTACAGCATGCGATCATTCCAGGCCAGATTTCAGTTTCCATCAGGAACATTGCCCGGAGTTCCTTCCGGTTTCTCAGGATCAACAGGGGGGAAAACAAGTCGAACGGCATCAGAA
This sequence is a window from Candidatus Wallbacteria bacterium. Protein-coding genes within it:
- a CDS encoding glycosyltransferase N-terminal domain-containing protein — translated: MNTLAWFFFLPVALIYSLRRVQDRQALKQRLGSGLFSIRFPEGCFWLHACSVGEVNSLLPLIAELESKGIPITLTVITSTGFQRARELWPEIPVFLMPFDLFSPLLILRNRKELRAMFLMETEIWPGMIACCTLCSIPVSLINGRISDRSLPKYKKISWLLSPILNQLERVFAQSETDRERLRAIGRTLDIELMPNLKFWSVKVGSPPNKTFFPDDSPYFVAGSTHEGEDELIIRAYMEIKSRVKNLRLVIAPRHLSRVEKISQLLKARKLPFSLKTLQISPSEVTILNTIGELQNFYLLPGIVFMGGSLVKSGGHNPLEPLYAGKIPFTGPHTQNFKDIIRTLKSENLIIQVNTSRELAEKAGAALLRNTDDTVKIREFFRKIEKDRQSLLKKILP